The stretch of DNA AAGGTTGGGAGCTGCCTGGCAGCAGGACTCAGCACTGTGGGGAACAGTGACCTGGAGCTTTGGATTACACTGAAGCTCAGAGGGGCCAAGGAGATCAGAACAGGGATTGCCCAGCTTCATGCCCTCTGAAAGGCAGTTTGACTCACATGATGCAGCCAATGGACCAGATGTCCACCTCGAAGCTGTGCCCCTTCTtgcccagcacctctggggcgATGTAGTTGGGTGTCCCACACAGGGTCTTCTTGCGTTCCCCATCATACTCTACCTTGGTGGCCAGGCCAAAGTCACCTGGAGGGACAGGGAGACGGGATATAACCAGGATGCCCTGGCTAGCTGGTCCCTGTGCTGGGGTCCCTTCACTTACCGATCTTCACCTCCATGTCGTCACTAAGGAAGAGGTTGCCCAGCTTGAGGTCGCGGTGGATGACGCGGTGGCTGTGCAGGTACTGGCAGCCCAGGATGGTCTGCCGCAGGTAGTACCGCACCTCAGGCTCGCTCAGCGCCTTCCGCCGCttgtgcagctccagcagcgaCTGCGGGGAACGGGGGGTCAGTACCGGGGCGGGGGTTGCGGGACAAGGAGGAGCTCAGTACCGCAGGACACGGGGAAGGGAAGGACAGGTCCGAACCCGGGGACACCGACACCCGCCCCCCGGCCCCTCACCCTGCGCCGGCAGAGCTCCAGCACGACGTAGACGAAATCGTCGTCCTCGAAGAAGCCCTGGAAGCCGACGACGTGGCGGTGGGAGAGGCTGCGGTGGATGGCGATCTCCATGGACATCTTCTCCTTCTGGTGCGGCTTCACCAGCAGCGACTTGGGCACCACCTTCCCAGCGAACACCTCCCGGCTCTCGGCCTCGGCCAGCTCGTAGCACCGCGCGAAGCCGCCCTTGCCCAGGAACCGCCCGCGCACGAAGCTGCGCCGGGTGCGGGGATCCACGAGCACCTTCGGCACCTCCttcccccccgccgccgccgccgccgccgcccgggccgGCTCCACCAGCGCCGCCGGCCGCGCCGCCTTCCCGCCCGGCGCGGTCATGCTGTGTCCGCGCTGGGGCACCGCCGGGCCCCGGCTGCCTGCGCCGAAACAGCGGCTGCGGGAGAGCGGCGGGTCCCGGTGCAGCAGTGGGTGCTGGGGAAGTGGCACGAGCCGGGTTCGTGCACCGGTGCAGCTGCGGGTCTCGGTACCGGTGGATCTGGGTGTGCCGAGTCCCTGTACCGGcgggtcccggtgccggtgcaGCAGCGGGTGCGGGGCGCCTTTACCGGGGCAGCTGCGGGTGCCTGTGGCCGTGCGGGTGGCGGTGGCTGTGCTGTTCCGGTGCCGCGGCAGTATGGTACGGCCCGGGCCGAGTTGGGCCGCTCGCTCGCTCCGGCCGCGATTCAAAGGCGGCGCCGGGGCCGTTACCGCGCGCGGCCGCTCCCCATTGGCCGCACGATTTAAAATCCACGCGGCGCGCGGGGCACCATGGGAGCCCAGGGAGACAGGCAcccgcgggggcggggccgggcgcgctCGGACACGCCCCCACAGCGCGCGCGGTGTGCGCGTGCGCAGGGTGCCGGTGGCTGCGGCCGCGCGCGCTCCCGCGGGCCCCGAGGCGCGCTCTGCGCGCTCCCGCGGGACCCCGAGCGCGGGCACGAGGCGCTCCGCCAAGGACATTCCTCGGGATTTGCACCGGCGTGGGTTTCCTCGGGAGAGGCCCTGCGGTGGCACCGCCCGCTCCCGCGACTCCCATGTCCAGCGGTTCCCAGCGGGATTCCCGCGGGTAGCCAGGAACCGACCTTGGGCCGGTTTCTATAACACAGACACCCCACGCTGCGCCCCTCGGGTGACGGTGTGGCAGTTCTGAGGGGCTGTCCCTGACCTcactgccccctgtgtcccccacgCCAGGCCCTCCGGCACTCCCGGTGCTGGCTCTGGGTCCCCTTGCTGGGAGAGGTGACCGCGGGATGCTCCCATGCCTGAACTCCATCACCCATGACAAATGTCCCACCACCACACAGCAGCAGTGCCTCAGCCGGCCTCCTGCTCTCTGCTCCCTGGCACGCACGGTGCCATGGCTGAGGGAATGAACACCGTTTGTTTGCCTCCTTTCCCCTTCGGCAGAAGCTGTTTCTTTTGGCGCTGGCTAACAGAGAACAGAAGAAGAGATGTCAGTGGCCGGCACACACCGTCAGTGGCCAGCATACATGGTGCTTTTGCCCGGCAGGTTGAGCTGATGCCTCGGCCGAGCCTCACCCACAGGCATGGGCCATCCGTGCCAGGGTGTCCTGGAGCCTGGTGCACGGACAGGGCCCGGAGCCCTGCAGATCACCACAGCCACAGCTCAAAGGTTGGATCATCCCAGGGGATTCTGCTCCCCACAAAGCAGGCACAGCATGGTCCCCGCTGGCCTGGTGCCTGAGAGACCTTcccacacagccctggcacaccgagccaccagcagcacaggcagggagggtGTGCTCCCAGGGACCCTGAACCTCCTCACATgcagcagcaccccctgcccctcctGGTCAGCAACGCCGAGCAAAGCACACAGCGTTCAATGAAGCCACACAGCAACTTGGGGTTAGAAGTGCTCAGTGTTTGTACAGATTGCTGACAGAAGACATTCCCCTCCCTGCAGGATATGCTTCCCCACTCCTGCACCACGCTGGATGGAAGGCTGCGGGCAGAGCTGGGAGACTGACACTCCATCTTCCCAGACTGGCAGAGGCGGAGAGCTGAGCCCAGGTCAGAGGGATGCTTCAGAGGCAGGAGGAGAAAGTGGCCAGTGTAAGGAATGTTAACAATGCTGGGTGTTAGGGATCTTCAGTGGTGGCTTGGTTttaggccctgccagaggccacCTTAACAAAGACAACAAAAGAGGTTTTAATTAAGGCAGAAGAGTCAGCTCAGACAGCTAGAAGGAAGAGCAGGCCAAGAAACATGTTATTGCAGTGTCACACCCCTTCATGCACTACAGCTCTGCTCTCAGGTGCTGTGGAAATTCATCACTCAGACTTTTCCAGCTGCCACCCCACTCCCAAACTCACATCCCCTCACCCactcctctccctgctgctgtggctgctgatcAAGCGATCCCAGTGAAATGCACAATGTGGTGTTGAAACTGAGGTGACAACACAGCAACACAGCACAGACACCCCACTCCTGCCAGACACTGCCAGAGACACCCTGGAGCAAAGCAGTGCTCTCAACTCCTGACTTGCAGGCAATCTCACAAGAAGCCCCAAACCTGTCAAGCCTGTGACAGAGGAGGCCCCTCAGGGGGAGCAAGCAGCTCCTTTCACCCTGTACTACATGTTGTAATGCACAGGACAGCCAGAATAGCCTGTAACACTCACAGAACAAGCGACTGTGGCTCATGCCCAGGCACAGCAGGAACCTCAATCTAGTTTGGTTTGAAGAGTCATGAGTCACTTGAACAACTGAAGAGGCTTTAATTTATGTACAGTAAAAATACAAACCAGTCAGTGGTTTTACACAGGAGGTACAGCAGCTACTACACACGTTAGTACTCACACAGCTATTGGCTACTAAGGTGTATCAGCATTTGCTCCACAGATCAGCTGAGgcgccagggctgctcctccacAGCCACACACCTACCACACACCTAAACCCCAGCTGCTTCACTACAACATGCAGGTTAGAACCTAGAGCAGGACTAGGCTAAGCTTTAACAGAGCACAACCAGAGCAGGCAGACTGGTGTGCAGCCAGTTGTCTGAACTCAGGTACAAAGCATCAGATGCCTCCAActttcagagctgctctcagcaaGAACTATTCACGCTCTAATACATGTCCAAAATGAAATCTTCACTCTTTCTAAGAAGTCTGAGCGTCATTCTTAAGTTTCATAATGCAGAAAAGCACAGGAGAGCATTCTGCAAATGCAGACACTGGGTAATAAATGCGAACATTTACAGCATTCTCTCACTTTTAATTATCCACTTTCTGCTGCACTGAATTCTGCGAGATGGCAATCCTCTTTTCAAAGGCCTTTGGCTCTTTAAGGTCTGTGATATTCAGGAAGTGGCACTGACCCCAAGAACACCAGCCCTGAGGCGTGAGAGCACAGGACTGAGGTCAGCCTGCTTCAGGAGCTAAGGGACATCCTGTCAGGCACAGAAAGACAGCTGTCAGTGCCAGCCAAAACTCCTAAAGCCAACAGCAGGATGATGTACCCTGGAGAGAATCCCAGGGAGAAAGGAAGAGGCCGTGCACCTCAGCATGCAGGCCCATGGGCAGCAAGGATTGTGCCAAAGGAAAGGCCTATGAACCCTGGaaagtgcccagagccagaacagccctgctgggatggagaCTGCGCCTAACAAGCCTAAACTAGGACAGAAGTGAGCGGACAGGCTGAGGCAGGTGTCAGCCCTGCCTCACTCCCAGCTGCTGCCCCAAGGCAGGCGTTCAGCGTTCCCAGCTCCAGAACATTCAGAGGCACAACTCAGACAATGTGGGATGGAGTACACTGGACGAGCACACAGAGTTTGAACAGGACACAGCAGCTTTCACGAGGGACTGCTTGGCCAGGCCAGCTGAGGCACAGGGGCTCAGGGTCCCTCTGCCCACCCCCAGAACGCTCCTGTGGGCTACTAGACCTGAGTGAGTGGCAAGAACTTCTGGTAATAGCTCTTGGTAACATCAATCATGAGCTCCTGGGTGCATTCCGGGAGCTCCCCCGAGAACAGTCCTGGAAGAAGAACAGCATGGCCATCAGTCATGGTGTACCACTGTGTACATGCACTAAAACAGGGAGTTTCACAAGTTAAAAGGGCTACTTTTCAGTGCAGCAAGTACCCAGTAACTTTATTTTTAAGTACTAAATGCTAATGACCACCTTTGTTATAGAAGTCCCATTTAAAACAAGAACATCCATGTTGTTTTCAGTTTTGTGCAAGGGAAGATAGAGGGAGCATACCTGGGCAGCCTGAGAAGACAGTGAAAGGTGGAACTACGGTTTCAGGAGGGAGTACTGTGTTGTCTAAGATTTTGCAGCAGTCTTTCAAAACACATCTACGTCCCTAAAACAGAGAACAGGAAAAGTTTATATTTACAACACTATGAACATGCGGTTTTCTTATTATTACTGATTTGTTACTTAAATTTCAAGAAGATTAACTGCTCAAAACATATCCTTTATAAGAGATCACAGGAATAAATCTTTATCCTGACCAAATGATCTCCCAACAAAATTAACTTTTCTTTTTGAGGAAATATGTCTGTCTGCTTTCAGTTAGCACAGGTACAACTGCACATTAAGATGTCAATGTTCAAACTGGCACCAAAAACCCGAGTCAAGCAGTACCAGCAAGGCCTTCTCTACTTCAGCACACAGTAGCCTTGACTATCTGGTCTTATTTACACAGAAATACAACAATTCCATTTGTACTCTGTGGCCAGGCTGCCTCCCTTGGGCAATGCCATTAGCCACAGGGACAACACTTGGGATGGAttttgcagccagcagcagctgaacacgCTGTCCTCAGAGAAGTAAACCTGAAAGCTCAGCTTCCTGCACAGAAGGACAAGGAGCAGGAAGAACAGCACAGACAGTGAGCCTGctccagccagctgctgcagacaCCTCTCAGCTGCTGTCACAAGGTCTCAGCAGCACGCAGGAGTtcacagaaaatacagaaatggCACTCACAATGACACAGTTCTTGCCTATGTGCACATAGGAGCCAATCTGGGCCGCGTTGACAACACAATCCTCTTCTATGAAGACATGGTCACCAATGTGCAGAGGGAAGAAAGCCACCCTGCAACAGGAGAGCAGAGTATTTGTGTGTGTCCAACAAACAAACTGACACTGCTAGACCCAGAATCACCCCACAGAGTCTCTTGTCCCCAGATGGATTAACAGATGTGGATCCTGTGCTAAGGGAGACAGAACAGTTTCTGGGTTTCTCCTCTCTAAAGGATGGCCCAAATGAGAAGGAAGATGTTGTGAATAAACACACAGAAACTGAAACATGCTCTTCACTTTGCTATTCTAATCTATCGCTTTCCATCCAACAGAGGGTTGGAACACCAACCCCCAAGGCACAGCTCAGCATGTGAGGAAAAAGCAGGTTTGAGAGATGATTTCTGCAAATTGCTGCAAAAGGAAGAGTTCTTGGAACACAAGACTCAATCAAGCTGACAGATTTTTCAGGTCTCTCCCTAAAGGAAGGGGCTCTTACCCTTTGCTGAACTTCTTGAAGGGCGGCCTGATGACGCTGCGGCTCTTCACCACGCAGTGCCGGCCCACCCGCACGTTCGCCAGGTCCCCGCGGATGATGCAGTCGTTCATAACGATTGTCTGCAGAAGGACACACAGCTAAACCCGCTCCCTTTACCGCCTGTGCTGGCATTTCTTACACAAACGCATGCCGAGGCCCGGGCACTGCAGCAAGATTCCCTTACTTTAGGAACGATTCTTTCAGCCAAAAGAAAAGTGACAACAAAGCAGAAGTGCAGGAGGTTGGAACCACCAATTGCCCTTCTGGTCATGCCAGCGAGCACTACAGACCAGACTCAGGCACAGAGCAGGACGGTGCTGCTTGGGGCACGAAAGCAGCACGGGCAGCTCGCACCAGGCCAGCAAGCATTACAGACCAGGTTTAGGCACACAGCAGGACGGCGCTGTAAGGAGCACGAAATCAGCACGGGCCGCTCGCACCAGGCCAGGGATGCTGCGGGGGAGCAGCGCTGGATGCCGCGGGCACTGCCGGGGGCACGGCAGCCGCCGCCCGGCGCTCACCTTGCCGTTGAGGACGATGTTCTGGCTGCCGCACAGCACGGACTGGCGGCTCACCTTGTTGCCGGAAGCCTGCGGGGAGAACGGGCGGTCACGGccggtgtcccgggccccggcgcGCCCGGCTCGGCCCCGCGGCCCCCCGAGCCCCGCGCACCCGCTCCCCGAGATCCCCCGAGCCCCGCTCCCCTCGGCCCCGCACCGTCTCGATGTACTCGGACTTGTTGTAGAGCATCTCGCTGAGCTCCAtggccgccccgcccggcccgcgcCGCTTCCGCCGCGTCACCTCCGCGCGCCCGCCGCGCCACCTCCGCCGCGCCCCGGTTGCCATGGAGGCcccgccggcagcggcggccctgAGCGGCGCCGACAAGGAGAAGGTGCGGGGCCGGCCGGGGCGGCGGGACCGGGACCGTCCCGGGCCCATCCTGAAGGGTGTCTCTTGCAGCTGCGGGAGAAGCTGGCGCTGCTGAGGCGGGAGTACAGCGAGACCGTCATCCGGCTGCGGGTGAgcggagcgggccgggccgggccgggccggggggcaCCGGGGC from Melospiza melodia melodia isolate bMelMel2 chromosome 18, bMelMel2.pri, whole genome shotgun sequence encodes:
- the DCTN5 gene encoding dynactin subunit 5, whose translation is MELSEMLYNKSEYIETASGNKVSRQSVLCGSQNIVLNGKTIVMNDCIIRGDLANVRVGRHCVVKSRSVIRPPFKKFSKGVAFFPLHIGDHVFIEEDCVVNAAQIGSYVHIGKNCVIGRRCVLKDCCKILDNTVLPPETVVPPFTVFSGCPGLFSGELPECTQELMIDVTKSYYQKFLPLTQVASGRA